From the genome of Streptomyces sp. NBC_01260, one region includes:
- a CDS encoding SDR family oxidoreductase, with translation MDTDSPLDFTGHVVLVTGGTKGIGAAIAGAFLGAGADVVVCGRTTPDTLPAAGGREAVFVAADVRDPAAAAALVDTAVERFGRLDVLVNNAGGSPDADAATVSPRFVERIVALNLLAPFYVAQAAHRAMHAQDGGGSVVNIGSVSAHDPQPGTAAYTAAKAGLLALTKALALEWAPAVRVNHITTGLIRTRSAESVYGADGGASVAGVIPMGRMAVPEDVARACLFLASDLSGYINGADLAVHGGGEYPARYLAARTAGQSG, from the coding sequence ATGGACACCGACAGCCCGTTGGACTTCACGGGGCACGTGGTGCTGGTCACCGGCGGCACCAAGGGCATCGGGGCCGCCATCGCCGGGGCGTTCCTCGGCGCCGGGGCGGACGTGGTGGTCTGCGGCCGCACCACTCCGGACACCCTGCCCGCGGCCGGGGGCCGGGAGGCCGTCTTCGTGGCGGCCGATGTGCGTGATCCGGCGGCGGCGGCCGCGTTGGTGGACACCGCCGTGGAACGCTTCGGCCGGCTCGACGTACTCGTCAACAACGCGGGCGGCTCCCCGGACGCCGACGCGGCCACCGTCTCGCCGCGGTTCGTGGAGCGGATCGTCGCGCTCAATCTGCTCGCACCGTTCTATGTGGCGCAGGCGGCCCACCGCGCCATGCACGCCCAGGACGGGGGCGGTTCGGTCGTCAACATCGGCAGTGTGTCCGCCCATGACCCGCAGCCCGGCACCGCCGCGTACACCGCCGCCAAGGCCGGGCTCCTGGCGCTCACCAAGGCGCTGGCCCTGGAGTGGGCGCCCGCGGTCCGGGTCAACCACATCACCACGGGGCTGATCCGCACGCGGAGCGCGGAGTCGGTCTACGGCGCGGACGGCGGGGCTTCGGTGGCGGGCGTCATCCCGATGGGCCGGATGGCCGTGCCCGAGGACGTCGCCCGTGCCTGCCTGTTCCTCGCGAGCGACCTGTCCGGATACATCAACGGGGCGGACCTGGCGGTGCACGGCGGCGGCGAGTACCCCGCCCGCTACCTCGCCGCGAGGACGGCCGGCCAAAGCGGCTGA
- a CDS encoding acyl-CoA dehydrogenase family protein: protein MRFFLDAEQREFARSLDGLLTSCDTPAAIRAWAVGGHGPGRAVWARLAEAGVFALAVPQEHDGFGPLPLELTVAFEALGRHAVPGPLVETVAAAALLDRLGDRHMAAARLPGIASGKSLVSLCLTALGPYALDADVADAVFVVDGDILRVATGAGPVQPSADPGRRLSKPTGGTVIARGPAVSAAAGYAADVAALATAAQALGAGRTLLARTVAYVTQRTQFAVAIGSFQAVKHRLADTLLALEFAEPLVHGAALALAAGDDGAGCDIAAAKVTAGEAAYAAARTALQLHGAVGYTDEFDLSLWIRKARPLRDAWGTPAACRARVLAG from the coding sequence ATGCGCTTCTTCCTCGACGCCGAGCAGCGGGAGTTCGCCCGCTCCCTCGACGGTCTGCTCACCTCCTGCGACACCCCGGCCGCGATCCGGGCCTGGGCCGTCGGCGGCCACGGGCCGGGGCGGGCCGTCTGGGCCCGGCTCGCCGAGGCCGGGGTGTTCGCACTCGCGGTCCCTCAGGAGCACGACGGTTTCGGCCCGCTGCCCCTCGAACTGACCGTCGCCTTCGAGGCGCTGGGGCGCCACGCCGTCCCGGGACCGCTGGTCGAGACGGTGGCCGCCGCGGCCCTGCTGGACCGGCTCGGCGACCGGCACATGGCCGCCGCCCGGCTGCCCGGCATCGCCTCGGGCAAGTCCCTCGTCTCGCTCTGCCTGACCGCTCTCGGCCCGTACGCCCTGGACGCCGATGTGGCCGACGCGGTGTTCGTGGTGGACGGCGACATCCTGCGCGTCGCCACCGGTGCGGGTCCCGTACAGCCGTCGGCCGATCCGGGGCGGCGGCTGTCGAAGCCGACGGGCGGAACGGTGATCGCCCGGGGCCCGGCGGTGAGCGCCGCGGCCGGGTACGCGGCCGATGTCGCCGCGCTCGCCACGGCGGCCCAGGCACTCGGGGCCGGCCGGACCCTGCTCGCCCGTACCGTCGCCTACGTCACGCAGCGCACCCAGTTCGCAGTGGCGATCGGCTCCTTCCAGGCGGTCAAGCACCGGCTGGCGGACACCCTGCTGGCCCTGGAGTTCGCCGAACCGCTGGTGCACGGCGCCGCGCTCGCGCTCGCCGCCGGCGACGACGGGGCGGGGTGCGACATCGCGGCGGCCAAGGTCACGGCGGGCGAGGCCGCGTACGCAGCGGCGCGCACGGCCCTCCAACTGCACGGGGCCGTGGGCTACACCGACGAGTTCGACCTGTCCCTGTGGATCCGCAAGGCCCGTCCGCTGCGCGACGCCTGGGGCACCCCGGCCGCGTGCCGGGCCCGTGTACTGGCCGGCTGA
- a CDS encoding acyl-CoA dehydrogenase family protein, with protein MDLDFDAADEAFRTEVRDWLAAHVPAAPLPSLETAGGFAAHREWEATLAADRWSVVSWPEEFGGRGGSLLRWLVFEEEYYAAGAPGRVSQNGINLLAPTLFENGTAEQRARILPAMARGEVIWAQAWSEPESGSDLASLRSTAVRTGGGWLLSGQKTWSSRAAFADRAFGLFRSDPDADRPHRGLTYLMFPLDAEGVTVRPIGRLDGKPAFAELFLDEVFVPDEDVIGEPGQGWRVAMSTTGNERGLTLRSPGRFTAAADRLTALWREHGDPADTALRDRVADAVIGARAYRLFSYRGASHVLHDEGGPAGAASSLNKIYWSELDIALHETALDLLGPYGELADHAGEAPAGGGWAEGYTFSLAGPVYAGTNEIQRDIIAERLLGLPKGRR; from the coding sequence ATGGACCTCGATTTCGACGCGGCCGACGAGGCGTTCCGTACCGAGGTGCGCGACTGGCTGGCCGCCCACGTCCCGGCCGCTCCCCTGCCGTCCCTGGAGACCGCCGGGGGATTCGCCGCGCACCGGGAGTGGGAGGCCACGCTGGCCGCCGACCGCTGGTCGGTGGTGTCCTGGCCCGAGGAGTTCGGCGGGCGCGGCGGCTCCCTGCTGCGCTGGCTGGTCTTCGAAGAGGAGTACTACGCCGCCGGGGCGCCCGGCCGGGTCAGCCAGAACGGCATCAATCTGCTGGCCCCCACCCTCTTCGAGAACGGCACCGCCGAGCAGCGCGCCCGGATCCTGCCGGCGATGGCGCGCGGTGAGGTCATCTGGGCGCAGGCCTGGTCGGAGCCGGAGTCCGGCTCCGACCTGGCCTCGCTGAGGTCGACGGCCGTACGGACCGGGGGCGGCTGGCTGCTCAGCGGCCAGAAGACCTGGTCCTCCCGGGCCGCCTTCGCCGACCGGGCCTTCGGCCTGTTCCGCAGCGACCCGGACGCGGACCGGCCGCACCGGGGACTGACGTATCTGATGTTCCCGCTGGACGCCGAGGGTGTCACGGTGCGGCCCATCGGACGGCTCGACGGCAAACCCGCCTTCGCCGAGCTCTTCCTGGACGAGGTGTTCGTGCCGGACGAGGACGTCATCGGCGAGCCCGGACAGGGCTGGCGGGTCGCGATGAGCACCACCGGGAACGAACGCGGACTCACCCTGCGCAGTCCGGGCCGGTTCACGGCCGCGGCGGACCGGCTGACCGCCCTGTGGCGCGAACACGGCGACCCGGCCGACACGGCGCTGCGCGACCGGGTGGCCGATGCGGTGATCGGTGCCCGCGCCTACCGGCTGTTCTCCTACCGGGGCGCCTCCCACGTACTGCACGACGAGGGCGGGCCCGCCGGGGCCGCCTCCAGCCTCAACAAGATCTACTGGTCCGAACTGGACATCGCCCTGCACGAGACGGCGCTCGACCTGCTCGGCCCGTACGGCGAACTCGCCGACCACGCGGGCGAAGCGCCCGCCGGCGGGGGCTGGGCGGAGGGCTACACCTTCTCGCTGGCCGGCCCCGTGTACGCGGGCACCAACGAGATCCAGCGCGACATCATCGCCGAGCGGCTGCTCGGCCTGCCGAAGGGACGCCGGTGA
- a CDS encoding enoyl-CoA hydratase: protein MSAAHDEPVRYEKRGPVATVTMNRPDYRNAQNSAMTYALDRAFYRAADDSEVKTVVLAGAGEHFSAGHDIGTPERDAHLPFERRAGLWWDHSDKEGAESRFARESEVYLGMCRRWRELPKPVIASVQGACVAGGLMLAWVCDLIVASQDAFFADPVVRMGIPGVEYFAHPWVMPPRIAKEFLYTGDRMSAQRAYEVGMVNRVVPGEELAERTRELALRISEMPRLGLALTKRAVNQAEDLQGMHTGMDSVFGLHHLAHAHNAETAPDALGGMDIRAMKEAGA from the coding sequence ATGTCCGCTGCCCACGACGAACCGGTGCGCTACGAGAAGCGGGGCCCGGTCGCGACGGTGACCATGAACCGGCCCGACTACCGCAACGCGCAGAACTCCGCGATGACCTACGCCCTGGACCGGGCGTTCTACCGCGCGGCCGACGACAGCGAGGTGAAGACCGTCGTACTGGCCGGAGCGGGCGAGCACTTCTCCGCGGGCCATGACATCGGCACCCCGGAGCGGGACGCCCATCTGCCGTTCGAACGCCGGGCGGGACTCTGGTGGGACCACTCGGACAAGGAGGGCGCGGAGAGCCGCTTCGCCCGCGAGTCCGAGGTGTATCTGGGCATGTGCCGCCGGTGGCGGGAGCTGCCCAAACCGGTCATCGCGTCCGTGCAGGGCGCGTGCGTGGCGGGCGGACTGATGCTGGCCTGGGTGTGCGACCTGATCGTGGCTTCGCAGGACGCCTTCTTCGCCGATCCGGTGGTCCGCATGGGCATCCCCGGCGTCGAGTACTTCGCGCACCCCTGGGTGATGCCACCGCGGATCGCCAAGGAGTTCCTCTACACCGGCGACCGGATGAGCGCACAGCGCGCGTACGAGGTCGGCATGGTCAACCGGGTCGTGCCCGGGGAGGAACTGGCCGAGCGCACCCGGGAGCTGGCGCTGCGGATCTCCGAGATGCCGCGTCTGGGCCTCGCCCTGACCAAGCGCGCCGTCAACCAGGCCGAGGACCTGCAGGGAATGCACACCGGCATGGACTCGGTGTTCGGCCTGCACCACCTGGCGCACGCCCACAACGCCGAGACCGCGCCCGACGCGCTCGGCGGCATGGACATCCGGGCGATGAAGGAGGCGGGCGCCTGA
- a CDS encoding SDR family oxidoreductase yields the protein MTTQPPYVAGHSLLAGRTAVITAAAGAGIGGATARKFLEEGARIVIGDAHERRLGETAAALAEEFGADSVAALPCDVTDQEQVDALFACAAERHGGLDIVVNNAGLGGTADLVEMTDDQWSKVLDVTLNGTFRCTRAALRHFKDRDTGGIVVNNASVIGWRAQRGQAHYAAAKAGVMALTRCAALEAADFGVRVNAVAPSLAMHPHLVKVTTPDLLAELTEREAFGRYAEPWEIANVIVFLASGYSSYMTGETVSVSSQRA from the coding sequence GTGACCACCCAGCCGCCCTATGTAGCAGGGCACTCCCTCCTGGCCGGACGCACCGCCGTGATCACCGCCGCCGCGGGCGCCGGGATCGGCGGTGCGACGGCCCGCAAATTCCTGGAGGAGGGTGCCCGGATCGTCATCGGCGACGCCCACGAACGCCGGCTGGGGGAGACCGCCGCCGCCCTCGCCGAGGAGTTCGGCGCGGACAGCGTCGCCGCCCTGCCCTGCGACGTCACCGATCAGGAGCAGGTCGACGCCCTGTTCGCATGCGCCGCCGAGCGGCACGGCGGCCTCGACATCGTCGTCAACAACGCGGGCCTCGGCGGCACCGCCGACCTCGTCGAGATGACCGACGACCAGTGGTCGAAGGTCCTCGACGTCACCCTGAACGGCACCTTCCGCTGCACCCGCGCCGCCCTGCGCCACTTCAAGGACCGCGACACCGGCGGCATCGTCGTCAACAACGCCTCCGTCATCGGCTGGCGCGCCCAGCGCGGCCAGGCCCACTACGCCGCAGCCAAGGCCGGCGTCATGGCCCTCACCCGGTGCGCCGCCCTGGAGGCCGCCGACTTCGGGGTACGCGTCAACGCCGTCGCCCCGAGCCTGGCCATGCACCCGCACCTGGTGAAGGTCACCACCCCGGACCTCCTCGCCGAACTCACCGAACGCGAGGCTTTCGGCCGGTACGCCGAGCCCTGGGAGATCGCCAACGTCATCGTCTTCCTGGCCAGCGGCTACTCCTCGTACATGACCGGGGAGACCGTCTCCGTCAGCAGCCAGAGGGCGTGA
- a CDS encoding TetR/AcrR family transcriptional regulator: protein MTAIAGNANAERRAELLATAAEVFAALGYNATTVRRIADEAGLLAGSLYYHFDSKESMLDEILSAFLDELWAGYGTVLAAGLGPGATIEALVTQSFRQIDRHGPAVAIYQKESRHLSAQPRFTYLTDSRAKFEDAWLRTLERGVAEQAFRGDLDVRLVYRFVRDTVWVAASWYRPGGTHSPEEIARQYLSMVLEGITPRT from the coding sequence GTGACCGCGATCGCCGGGAACGCCAACGCCGAACGACGCGCCGAACTCCTGGCGACCGCCGCCGAGGTGTTCGCCGCCCTGGGCTACAACGCCACCACCGTCCGCCGCATCGCGGACGAGGCGGGGCTGCTCGCGGGCAGCCTCTATTACCACTTCGACTCCAAGGAGTCGATGCTGGACGAGATCCTCTCGGCCTTCCTGGACGAGCTGTGGGCGGGCTACGGCACCGTCCTGGCCGCCGGACTCGGACCCGGGGCGACCATCGAGGCGCTGGTCACCCAGTCCTTCCGGCAGATCGACCGGCACGGACCCGCGGTCGCCATCTACCAGAAGGAGTCCAGGCACCTCTCCGCCCAGCCGCGCTTCACCTACCTCACCGACTCCCGGGCGAAGTTCGAGGACGCCTGGCTGCGCACCCTGGAACGCGGCGTCGCCGAACAGGCCTTCCGCGGCGACCTGGACGTCCGGCTCGTCTACCGCTTCGTCCGCGACACCGTCTGGGTGGCCGCCTCCTGGTACCGCCCCGGCGGTACCCACAGCCCGGAGGAGATCGCCCGCCAGTACCTGTCCATGGTCCTCGAAGGAATCACCCCGAGGACCTGA
- a CDS encoding acetyl-CoA C-acetyltransferase yields the protein MAEAYIVEAVRTPVGRRKGGLSAVHPADLGAHVLKALVERSGVDPGAVDDVVFGCLDTVGPQAGDIARTAWLAAGLPEEVPGTTVDRQCGSSQQALHFAAQGVLSGTQDLVVAGGTQNMSMIPIAFASRQAAEPLGLTDGPYAGSVGWRARYGDAPVNQFHGAELIAEKWGISRQDMEEFALRSHRRALHAIDEGRFDRETVAYGDVRVDEGPRRDTSLEKMAGLKPVVEGGRLTAGVSSQVSDGASALLIASERAVAEHGLTPRARVHHLSVRGEDPIRMLSAPIPATAYALKKAGMSIGDIDLVEINEAFAPVVLAWLKETGADPDKVNVNGGAIALGHPLGATGTKLMTTLLHELERTGGRYGLQTMCEGGGQANVTIIERL from the coding sequence ATGGCCGAGGCCTACATCGTCGAAGCGGTACGCACCCCGGTCGGCCGGCGCAAGGGCGGGCTGTCCGCAGTCCACCCCGCCGACCTCGGGGCCCATGTCCTCAAGGCGCTGGTCGAGCGCAGCGGAGTCGACCCGGGCGCCGTGGACGACGTCGTCTTCGGCTGCCTGGACACCGTCGGTCCGCAGGCCGGGGACATCGCCCGCACCGCGTGGCTCGCCGCGGGCCTTCCCGAGGAGGTGCCCGGCACCACCGTCGACCGGCAGTGCGGCTCCTCCCAGCAGGCACTCCACTTCGCCGCCCAGGGCGTGCTGTCCGGCACCCAGGACCTGGTCGTCGCGGGTGGCACCCAGAACATGTCGATGATCCCCATCGCCTTCGCCAGCCGTCAGGCCGCCGAACCGCTGGGGCTGACCGACGGCCCGTACGCGGGCTCCGTCGGCTGGCGCGCCCGCTACGGCGACGCGCCCGTCAACCAGTTCCACGGCGCCGAACTCATCGCCGAGAAATGGGGGATCAGCCGCCAGGACATGGAGGAGTTCGCCCTGCGCTCGCACCGGCGGGCGCTGCACGCCATCGACGAGGGTCGCTTCGACCGCGAGACCGTCGCCTACGGAGACGTCCGGGTCGACGAGGGCCCGCGCCGCGACACCTCGCTGGAGAAGATGGCCGGCCTCAAGCCGGTCGTCGAGGGCGGCCGGCTGACCGCCGGTGTCTCCTCGCAGGTCTCCGACGGCGCCTCGGCGCTGCTCATCGCCTCCGAGCGGGCCGTCGCCGAGCACGGCCTCACCCCCCGCGCCCGCGTCCACCACCTCTCGGTGCGCGGAGAGGACCCGATCCGGATGCTCTCGGCACCGATCCCGGCGACGGCGTACGCGCTGAAGAAGGCCGGGATGTCCATCGGCGACATCGACCTCGTCGAGATCAACGAGGCGTTCGCCCCGGTCGTCCTGGCGTGGCTGAAGGAGACCGGCGCCGACCCGGACAAGGTCAACGTCAACGGCGGCGCCATCGCGCTCGGCCACCCGCTCGGCGCCACCGGCACCAAGCTGATGACGACGCTGCTGCACGAACTGGAGCGCACCGGCGGCCGCTACGGCCTGCAGACCATGTGCGAGGGCGGCGGCCAGGCCAACGTCACCATCATCGAGCGCCTCTGA
- a CDS encoding IS5 family transposase (programmed frameshift) has protein sequence MGRGDLTNAEWDRLESFLPPGGARGGRWSDHRRVINGVLYRVRTGVQWRDLPERFGPWETVYKRHRRWSADGTWQMLLSRIQVAEDAEGGIDWDVSVDSTAVRAHQHAAGARKAPPRRPSKGGQVGDEPGRSGTAETDHPPGGGGQVGECLGRSRGGFTTKIHLVAEGRCRPLAFVLTPGHYGDGPQLERVLEQVLVPRAGVGRPRTRPDHVLADKAYTSRKNRRYLRRRGIRHTIPERLDQQRHRKNRGSRGGRPTGFDGELYKKRNTVERTINRLKGFRAVATRYEKRAYIYLGTVTLAALMIWLRT, from the exons ATGGGCCGTGGGGATCTGACGAATGCGGAGTGGGATCGGCTGGAGTCGTTCCTACCTCCTGGTGGTGCGCGTGGAGGTCGGTGGAGCGATCACCGCCGGGTGATCAACGGGGTTCTCTACCGGGTGCGGACCGGCGTGCAGTGGCGGGATCTGCCGGAGCGATTCGGGCCATGGGAGACGGTCTATAAACGACATCGTCGCTGGTCAGCCGATGGAACCTGGCAGATGCTGCTGTCTCGCATCCAGGTAGCCGAGGACGCCGAGGGCGGCATCGACTGGGACGTGTCGGTGGACTCGACAGCCGTGCGAGCCCACCAGCACGCCGCCGGTGCGAGGAAAGCGCCCCCG CGCCGTCCCTCAAAGGGGGGCCAAGTGGGGGACGAACCAGGTCGATCCGGTACTGCGGAGACTGACCATCCGCCTGGAGGAGGTGGTCAGGTCGGCGAATGTCTGGGACGTTCCCGCGGAGGATTCACCACCAAGATCCACCTCGTTGCCGAGGGACGATGCCGGCCCCTCGCCTTCGTCCTGACACCCGGACACTACGGAGACGGACCCCAGCTCGAGCGGGTGCTGGAACAGGTTCTGGTGCCGCGAGCCGGAGTCGGCCGGCCACGCACCCGGCCCGACCATGTCTTGGCGGACAAGGCCTACACGTCCCGGAAGAACCGCCGCTACCTGCGACGACGCGGAATCCGGCACACCATCCCCGAACGTCTCGACCAGCAGAGACACCGCAAGAACCGAGGTTCACGCGGCGGTCGGCCTACCGGGTTCGACGGCGAGCTCTACAAGAAGCGCAACACCGTCGAACGCACCATCAACCGCCTCAAAGGCTTCCGCGCCGTCGCGACCCGCTACGAGAAACGCGCCTACATCTACCTCGGCACCGTCACACTCGCTGCACTCATGATCTGGCTCCGTACATGA
- a CDS encoding IS701 family transposase yields MSDSPTGLWEEGLAELLLRIGGRFSRVESRRRMRDYVRGLLGPVGRKNGWQLAEYAGHATPDGLQHLLSRSRWEADEVRDDLHTYVAEYLGADNGVLIIDDTGFVKKGTTSAGVQRQYSGTAGRTENCQIGVFAAYATFRGHTLVDRELYLPKSWTEDRERCRAARVPDDRVFATKGELARAIILRALASPLPVGWVTADSAYGQDSHFRRFLEDHQLSYVVAVPKSQQVHGPRIDHLIGHAPPEAWQRLSAGSGAKGERFYDWAAARLPAVWEFDGDEPTRQRWMLARRSIAKPDELAYYLASAPLEATVADLVRVAGCRWKVEECFQSAKNECGLDQYEVRRYVGWYRHITLAMLAHAFLAVLAGQEREKGAPSGTHPTSWTSHRPKFDVCWQLNPAAVLRTATTR; encoded by the coding sequence ATGAGTGATTCACCAACGGGCCTGTGGGAAGAGGGACTTGCTGAGCTGCTCTTGCGGATCGGAGGACGTTTTTCCCGCGTGGAATCCCGGCGTCGGATGCGGGACTACGTTCGTGGGCTTCTTGGCCCTGTGGGCCGCAAGAACGGCTGGCAGCTCGCCGAATACGCTGGCCACGCCACCCCCGACGGGCTGCAGCACCTGCTTTCCCGGAGTCGCTGGGAGGCCGACGAGGTCCGCGATGACCTGCACACCTACGTCGCCGAGTACCTCGGTGCGGACAACGGCGTGCTGATCATCGACGACACCGGCTTCGTGAAGAAGGGCACCACCTCCGCCGGCGTCCAACGCCAGTATTCCGGCACCGCAGGCCGCACCGAGAATTGCCAGATCGGGGTCTTCGCCGCCTACGCCACCTTCCGCGGCCACACCCTGGTCGACCGCGAGCTCTACCTGCCCAAGTCCTGGACCGAGGACCGTGAACGCTGTCGGGCTGCCCGTGTCCCCGACGACCGCGTCTTCGCCACCAAGGGAGAGCTGGCGCGGGCCATCATCCTGCGTGCCCTCGCCTCGCCCCTGCCCGTCGGCTGGGTCACCGCGGACTCCGCCTACGGCCAGGACTCCCACTTCCGCCGCTTCCTCGAAGACCACCAGCTCTCCTACGTCGTGGCCGTGCCCAAGTCCCAGCAGGTCCACGGTCCGCGCATCGACCACCTCATCGGCCACGCCCCGCCCGAAGCCTGGCAGCGGCTGTCAGCAGGAAGCGGCGCGAAGGGCGAGCGTTTCTACGACTGGGCCGCAGCCCGCCTGCCCGCTGTGTGGGAATTCGACGGCGACGAACCGACCCGGCAGCGCTGGATGCTGGCCCGCCGCAGCATCGCCAAGCCCGACGAACTCGCCTACTACCTCGCCAGCGCACCCCTGGAAGCCACCGTCGCCGACCTCGTACGCGTCGCCGGCTGCCGCTGGAAGGTCGAGGAATGCTTCCAGAGCGCGAAGAACGAATGCGGCCTGGACCAGTACGAAGTCCGCCGCTACGTGGGCTGGTACCGGCACATCACACTCGCGATGCTCGCGCATGCCTTCCTCGCAGTCCTGGCCGGCCAGGAACGAGAAAAGGGGGCACCGAGCGGGACACACCCGACCTCGTGGACCTCACACCGGCCGAAATTCGACGTCTGCTGGCAGTTGAACCCAGCCGCCGTACTCCGGACCGCGACCACGCGATGA